ATCAAATTCCAGCTCCAAGGATGTTCAATTTTTAGGGATATGTGGTCAGGGTGGCATTGGGAAGACAACCATTGCGACGACTGTATATAATTGCATCTCTGAAAAATTTAGCAAGAGTTGTTTTCTTGAGAATGTTAGAGAGCAAGAATCACAAACCGGTATAGTTTGTTTGCAAGAGAAACTTCTTTATGGCATCTCctccatggaaacaaaaatatCCAATTCTAGAGAAGGATCACGATTGATAAAGGAAAGATTTCAGAACATGAAAACTCTTCTCATTCTTGATGATGTGGGTGATCGTACCCAATTAGATGCATTGACTCGTGATCTTGATTGGTTTGGTCTCGGAAGTGTGATAATTATAACGACTAGAGATCGGAGCGTTCTAAGTGGGGTCCCTGAAAATAATAGAATGATATATGAACCTAGAGTATTGAATAAGGAAGAAAGTCTTCGACTCTTCAGTTTGCATGTATTTTCAACGGACCAACCTCCTGACGATTTTAGGCAGCTATCAGTTGATATAGTACGCACTACAGGAGGGTTGCCCTTAGCATTGGAGATTTTGGGTTCTGATTTGTCTATgacaaaagataaagaagatAAGGCATTATGGGAGTCCATTCTTCGGATGTTAAAACAAATTCCTCATGATATTGTATATGAAAAGTTGAAGATAAGCTTTGATACTCTGCATGATATTGAGAAAGCCATGTTTCTTGATGTTGCATGTTTATTCATAGGATGGGAGGAAGAAACCGTAATTTCCATATGGAAAGCCTGTGGCTTTGAGCCAATATACTGTATGGAAGTTCTCAAGAGAAAATCTCTCATAAAGAGTCGTGAGTCATTTAATTGGGAagatgaaaaatataaaaggttGTGGATGCACGATCAAATTCGAGACATGGGAAGAAGTATTGCCTACAATCAAAGGCCTGATAATCCTGATAACCATAGCCGGTTATGGTCTCCTGACAATATCATGAAGGTATTAAAGAGTGGTAAGGTAAGAGCTATAATTACatgaatcttctttattttttattttattcttctttaatTGCTCTGATTAATTATAGGCAAGCATTTGATACTAATATATAAATAGATATTGAAATAAAGTGCATTAGGACCAAATGCAATGAGTATATTGACAAAGCCTTtacattttttatgtttattaatttttttttcctttacttggACTATTTTATTTTGCTATAGGGGAATCAAATGGTTGAAGGTCTCCTCCTACATACAAATGAAAACATTTGTTTACATACTAAAAATTTCAAGATGATGCCTAAACTTAGATTACTAACAGTTGGTGGAGCAACCATGGAGGGGAGCTTTCAGTGTCTTCCTTCTAAGTTAAGGTGGTTCAGATGGCACGGATGTCCATTAAAAAAACTACCTGCTAGCTTTTGTCACGAAGGCTTAGTAATGCTCGACTTACCTAATGGCAGGTTTAGACAAACTTGGAATAATTGGCATGGTAATAAGGTGAGTGGTATTAATTAGTCTACTGGTTCTCTTTGATTTTACGACTGGTCAGATCGAGAGAATTATTATTGGAcattaataatattttatattcatatgTTTCTTTGTTTGACATGTACAGGTGTTTCAACAATTGAAAGTTCTTCGACTCAGTCATTGTTATAATCTGTTTAAATCTCCCGACTTCTCAGGATTTCCTCTCTTAGAGAGGTTGGATCTTTCTTATTGCGAAAAATTGGTTAATTTAAATGAATCCCTTGGGAAGCTCCAACAGCTGGTTTATTTGAACTTGAAATATTGTCATTCGCTTGAGAAACTCCCAAACAGTATATGTAGGTTGAGATCGCTTCAGAATCTTATCCTCACTGAGTGCAAGTCACTCCGAGAGATTCCTGTATCCATGGGTGATCTAAAAGAATCTTTGGTTGAGCTTGACTTGGCCCGTACAACTATTGAAGCGCTGCATGATGGTATTGGGCTGTTAAAGAAGCTGAAGGTATTGAATCTTGATGGCAGCTATGCACTGATGTATCTGCCAAGCTCAATGGAGAAAATGACTTCTTTGCGTTACTTCAACCTTAGTGGACTTAACAAGCTTTTGCCCATGCCAAAGCTTCCCTCAAGATTAATTGAATGGTATTTCTGCACACGTTTTGACAGTTTACCAGACATTCATCAGAACATGAAAAACTTAGAGCAGTTGCACCTTGGAGATTATTGTGTAAAGATGGAGAAATTTAGAGGCTTCGTGAAGACGAAGACAAagaacaatgatgatgatgatgaattcAGTGATCTTATCAATAAAGTGGATAGACGCTGCTGCGTGGTTACAAATCATCGTTCGTGGCAGACAGCACAAGGCCAGCTGCAGGTCATCCATCCTTAATTAATTTACCTGTCTATTTATCTTtggggaagtagttttctattcGGAAGTGTGGCCCACACcaccagcactctcatgtgtatgtctctctcctccttaacacaagggggcagagatgtcttttcatatggggaggagagagatagactcatgagagtcggatagagttctttttcccatatctttGCTTACGTATATATgtgggaaaaagttttctgtccgggaatGTGGCccacgtcagcactcccatgagtctatctctctcctctccatgtaaaaagacacctctacccccttgttttaaggaggagagatatagacacatgggagtgctggcgtaggccacagtcccgtacagaaaactgcttcgctatatatgtattgggagaatgttttctgtgctggagcgcaggctgcacccaggcacatgtgTAGGGGGGCAATGTGGTCATtatgcccacccccatgtgcttgggcgcaaCCTGcgttgcagcacagagaacagtgccccatatatatatatatatatcatttcttcttttgttgatcttaattaattaattacaggAGGGAACAGCATTTGCATGGGGTAACATTGAAAGTTGGAGACAGATTTGGATACCTTTGCAGCAAAAGACAGATGAAATGAGAGATAAATGGGGTTGTCATCACTTGATTCGTCATTACCTGATTCCTGATGATGAGATCTGTAGCTCGAGGTTAATTATGCATGTTTCTTTGAGTGTCACCGTTCGTGAAGAAGACTATTCATGGATACGTAATGGATATCAAGATATCACGCTGTGGTTTAATTCTCGTGTCCATAGCAAAGATGATAAAAAAATCGATTGTGAAATTGGGCTTGCAATTGAGGGCATGAATAAATTGAAAGGTGTAGGTGTAGATGATCATATAGAATACATTCACGAATTCAAAGGGTTCGAGTGGTTCGGAATTCAACTGAAAGGCAGAGATGCTATTGAGATATCAGATGTATATGTTAATTATCCTGAGTGGGGGAAGTTGAGAGGGTTGAACCTCTTCCTGGCAGAAGATGGGAATCATCAATTCAGTACTGATCAGAAATTTCTTGAGATTGTAAGATATCCGAGGACAGACGCGGAGGATatggaggaggatgaggaggatataggatccggatcctctaccgCCGAGCTGCCCCAactgcccaagcgccttgcccgagtgggggtaaggcggtcatttcgcaCCTTGTTGGGGGCAGTTCGCCAATAGAAAATCCAAATtagggaagtgaattattccatttctttggctgctagccttgtagtAGAAACATTCCTGCTCTTAATGTAGCAGCAAAATGTTTTCCCAAATTGGGAGGGTATATGGGAACCTATTTCGGAGGAAGAATAGGCGAAAACTAATGTAATGCGTGCATGGGTGGTGTGTGtcattcttcttttctgttGCTCAGCGAGTTAATACTGTGAGTATTGAAGCAATTAGGGACTCTGCTttaatttacttgtttttatATAATCCTCAGTAGAGTAGAGTAGTAGTCTGATAAATTATCTTATCAGttactaattaaattaattaatgatccatatatatttcttttcttgtggGCCAGACATAGACTACCTAACAAATGATGGAAACCGATCCTTTGGAATATCCAGTAGTACTGGCACTGGTGATTCATGCGTGGAATCATGGGTACGCCGACGGCGAGACGACAGAGAATGAAGTAATAGTCtttttggttccattgatgctGTACGTTGTTTTGGTAATCAGAAAATGTCTCTGAATATTCTTGTAAGGTAATACCAAATTAACTAATAAATGAAGTTGTTGAAAGAAAAGGGCAGGGTCACTTACCTGATTATCTATCTCTTCAACTTAAATAATGGTACGTGtttgatgaaatttttatcctctcctgttacagcacggtgttgtaacgcatcgtgcggcggctggagaggccatgtgcaccatgtgaggTCCACTGTGCCACATGGCTTCTCCAGCGCCGCATGATGCGTTacagcgccgcacgatgcgtttcagcaccgtgctgtaacaggagagaaTAACGATTCGTGTTTGATGAGTTCCCTAACCCACATAGAAACATATAACTTCATCCACCAACTCAAATCATCAACCAAGTATGTTATTTGTGATACTCAAATTACATATGAGAGATTTTGATGAAGTTTTAAGACgcttatttatatattattagtctctgtttctcttccatTACCTGCTAGGGTCCTTATCTATTTCTTATCTTGGAAATTAAGCTTATCAGATTATCTAGGCTGGGCAGCTTTTAATATTTCAGAAGCTGCACCTCATGTTTGTTTGTTATATCAGATCGACCATGACTTCTTGATGGAGTATTGAGATGAGCTTAATTTCCAGAATTGCTTCAAGGGATAATATGGACCTTAGCCTTCAAGACTCATAATACTctgcattaaaaaataaaaataaaaaagaggggaTTTCTTTAGCATCAGTTGGTTCAACTTTAAGTCTAACCTTGTGTGCACTatgctctcctcccttctctCTTGTACCCCATACTAGAGCATAAATATAACACTTCCAATACCTTTTTTTGGGTGTTAGGCTCCACACCGGGCCTGACAAAGACTCACAAGGGACCAGCAACGGAGCACATTGGGTCACATTTACTACTACTAATACAAGAAAGGCGAGGTAGGAGGGTCGAACTCTTGACCTTCTCTAGATGTACACTAGACTAACTAATCTAGCCGCTTGCCAATGAGCTAGAAGTTCATCCCAATACTTAATTTAGGATATTGGTACAATTTAAATTCAGGTGTTACATccactattttttttggaaggggagggggaccttggaaacaataggaattaagagtagtagaacgaagatggagtatatgatgtgtgattttagtcacactataaTGGTTACTGATATGATGCGAATTGAGAAAAATGAAataccgcaaagtgattattttagatatctaagCCAACTATAAGTTAAGAAGGTggtatagaggatgatgtttaaCAGAGAATCAAGTGGgatagatgaagtggagaggtacgTCCAGAGTGCTGCATGATTGACGCATTCCTTTAAAATGAAAGTTCTACATAATTGTTGTTCgaccaactatgatgtatggtgcaaaatgttgggcagttaagaaatgtCATATCGATAAGCTACGCATAGTAgggatgaggatgttaagatggatgtgtggaaaaacaaggaaggataaattACAAAATGAATGTATTAGAacggacttgggagttgccctgaTCAATGACAATCTTCGAGAAAATCGTTTAAAGTGGTATGATCATATTCAATGGAGGCCAAGGGACGCCTCAGTAattaaggaggagtgatatgattccaattgaagaaacaaaaagagttagggacagacctaaaatgaccataggagaagtaaGGAAGGatatgcatagtctaggtcttgtatcaagtatgacttcgGGTAGAGTCTATTGGAAggcaatgatccatgtagcagaccctatttagttgAAATTCTTTTGACgtgttgggttgtgcctctttcctcttattatCTTTCAcctttcatttgtctttttcaaaattttcatttctcttctcttctgccATCTCTCTTTTCCAATCTTTTCATTCATCtgcataaataagcaaatatcaaaTACAATggcataaaaaataaacaacaacaaacttctTCATTCTGTAGATCAAACAGAAAGTAAAGTATCTGGGTGTATCCTTTCTAATTTGGTAATTAACCAGTACTTCATGTCCTAAGAGTATATCATTGTCATCATTATACTCATCAGCTCCTCTACATGAGTCAATAAACCGGCCAGAATCATTTTAATTCCTATTTTAAACTTCTTCTATATactatgtaaaaaaaaaaaaaaattaataatgaaAACAAAGGGTCAGGACATCATAGGAAAGAGTGCACCACTAAGTTCAATACTGCAATCATTTACATCATGATTCAGCCAAGATAACTTCAATTTCCATAGTTAGCAGGGTCTCAAAGTTCAGGAAAGTAGAATGATGTAGGATAGTAAAGTTCCCACAACCCAAACACTAAACTTTGCTTTCATTTCTAGAGAGAAGAAACCCAAAAGAGAAACCAATACTAACACCACACCAACCACATGGCTACAGAATATGACGGCCGCACTCAAAAACAAGGGCAAAGTGTTCTCTGATGTTAGAGCTGAAGATTACACATGTTTTACATTCTTCTATCTCCATTGAAGTATAAGTTGCACAACCATGTATATGTTCAAAATTCAACTTAATCTCAAGTAGAGTCATATCAGAAACTTAAATTTTTACAAcactttgaaccaaaaatgtTAACTGAAGGGGAACTATTTTGAGTAAGTTTGTaatatcaaattttattttgaacaatTGGATTGGTAATTTTAGGGGTGCATGTTTAGCCCTGTGAATCCATATCCGTGTTGAGTTCAAATAGGAcatgggttggatttttcaaccgTGAGGGCCGGGGGGGGGGTAGGATTGGATTTTTTAAGCCTGAGGCCAGGACCGGGCTGAGCCAAGTTTGAAGCCTCTGTTTAAGGTCATATTGTAAACTCACTAAATCGCATAGAAATATTGGCCTTCTTGTAGCTGAGCCCTGATTGCATCAGTTTCTCCCCCTTATTTAGACGGATAAGATTTAGGCGTCACTAGGGCAATAATTTTCCTACTTTGACTCCCATGGCCAATCAAAACAATTTGTGAAAAAACCCATTATTAAGGTGAGAAAAGGCCAAAAAGGACAAGAGTGGAACGGTCAGataggagaagatgaagagcgCAGTAGTAGAATCTCATTGTCGTTTCCTTATAGCTACCGTATCACCTACTTGTGTCCTTGGTGCGGGATAGAAAGATCGAGATAAGCTGTTGAGCGAGTGGTTGGTTTTCTCCCGTGAATTCAAGACTTTTATCACCCACCCAAATTCTTAGCCCAAGATTCCCCTGTGTTCGCCattcccaacccccccccctccgtcCGCACAGAAGTAGCAGGGAACAAGAGCACCAATTTCTTCATTAATCGTTTTATACACTCTTCAATCGCGTCTCTCTATCTGCAACTACAATTtcatggaggaggaggagctaGAGGTTGGATCTTCAGATAACTATGATGTGTTTATCAACTTCAGAGGGGAAGACACTCGCAATATCTTCGTTGGCCACCTTTACAGTGCTCTTAAGGGTTGTGGAATCCAAGCTTTCATTGATAGCAAAGATCTGCAGAAAGGAGAATATATTGGGAAGCTTCTCAGTGTAATAGAAGGCGCCAAGCTCTCGATTGCTGTCTTCTCTCAAAGATACGTGGAAAGCACATGGTGCCTCCAGGAGCTGGCTCTGATGCTGAAATCTCATAGAACCATTCATGGTCAAATCATTTTACCCATTTTCTTCATGGTTAAGACATCAGACGTTAAGAATCAGACTGGATGCTTTGAGATTTTGCCCCAGATGCATAGCGAGGAGGCGGCCGAAACTATATCAATGTGGAAGGACGCTTTGCGAGCAGCAGGAGATATGAGTGGATGGGTTGTTGACGAGAGGTAACTCTTAATTAGTAGATCGAAAgtactcttttctttcttcactgAAGATCACTACTCACTATATATGTTCCATATCTTATCttataattctttttttcttttttctatcatGATCTTAATTAATAATAAGCTCTCTTCCCTCAAGAATTAAACATTGTCTAATACATATTTTCTTTAATTAGCATTAGAGTTTCACTTCTATTAATTGTGTTCTGAGTTGTGACTTCCCTTTCTAACTAATTGCAGGTATGACCAATCAGTGTTAGTCAAGGAAGTTGTTCAAGATGTTTGGAACCAATTAAATAAGGTCCCCTTGATTGGTATTAAAAACCCTGTTGGACTAGAATCTCGCGTACAAGAAGTGTTATTTCTACTATCAAATACCAGCTCAAATGATGCTCAGTTTTTAGGGATATGTGGTCTGGGTGGCATTGGGAAGACAACCATTGCCACCTCTGTATACAACTGCATCTCTAAAAATTTTAGCAAGCGTTGTATTCTTCAAGACGTTAGAGAGCAAGCATCACAACCCGATGGTATAGTTTGTTTGCAAAAGAAACTTCTTGACGTTATCTCTCCGGGGAAAATTACAGAACTATGCAGTCCTAAAGAAGGATCACAATTGATAAAGGAAAGATTTCAAAACATGAAAACTCTTCTCATTCTTGATGATGTGGATGATCGTACCCAATTAAATGCATTGGCTCGTGACCTCAATTGGTTTGGTCTTGGAAGTATCATAATCATAACGACTAGAGATCGAAGCGTTCTAAGTGGGTTCCctgaaaataatagaaaaatatatGTGCCTGAGGAATTGAATCCGGAAAGAAGTCTTCAACTCTTCAGTTTGCATGCATTTTCAACGGAACGACCTCCTCATGATTTTATGGACCTTTCAGTTGAGATTGTAAATACTACAGGAGGGTTACCCTTAGCATTAGAGGTTTTGGGTTCTGATTTATCTATgacaaaagataaagaagatAAGCCATTATGGGACTCCCTTCTTCAGATGCTAAAACAAATTCCTTATGATGCTGTCTATAAAAGTTTAAAGATAAGCTATGATAAGCTGCATGATATTGAGAAAGCCATGTTTCTTGATGTTGCATGTTTATTCATAGGATGGGAGGAAGAAACTGTAATTTCCATATGGGAAGCTTGTGGCTATGAGGCGAGATACCGTATGGAAATTCTCAAGAGAAAATCTCTCTTAAAGATTCGCGAGTCAACAAAGATAATAGAAAGTAAAAAGTTGTGGATGCATGATCAAATTAGAGACGTGGGAAGAAGAATTGCTTACAATGAAAGGCCTGAGAATCCTCATATCCATAGTCGGTTATGGTCTCATAACAATATCATGAAGGTATTAAACAGTGGTAAGGTAAGAGCTATTTATAtgaattctttttatttttattttcctctGCTCTTGCTATAGGTATGCCTGTGATCCTAATATATAAATAGATATTGAAATAAAGTGCATTAGGACCAAATGCAATAAGTACGAGTACATTGTCAAAGCGTCTATATTTTTATGTCTATcaatttatgtttttctttacttggactactttatttttttctatagGGGAATGAAATGGTTGAAGGTCTCCTCTTGGACTTCAATACAAATAAAAACATTTGTTTACATACTAAAAATTTGGAGATGATGCCTAAACTAAGATTACTACAAGTTGTTGGGGCAACCATGGAGGGGAGCTTTCAGTGTCTTCCTTCTGAGTTAAGGTGGCTCAGATGGCACAAATGTCGGTTGGGGAAACTACCTGCCAATTTTTGTCATGAAGGCTTAGTTATGCTCGACTTAAGTCATGGCTTTTTTAGACAAGCTTGGAAAAGTTGGCATGAAAATAAGGAGAGTGGTatttgtcttttcttctctttgattttACAACAACCGAGACTAGAGTACTATTATTGGacattaattaataatatttttatatattcatctctctctttgtttgacagTTGTTTCAACAATTGAAAGTTCTTCAACTAAGTTATTGTGAGAATCTGTGTAAATCTCCCGACTTCTCTGGAGTTCCTTGCTTAGAGAGGTTGTATCTTAATCATTGTTATTCTTTGGTTAATTTACATGAATCCATCGGGGAACTCCAACATTTCGTTTACTTGGACTTAACAAGTTGCACATCCCTTGTGAAACTCCCAAACAGTATATGTAGTTTGAGATCTCTTCGTAACCTTATTCTCCGTGATTGTGTGTCACTCAAAGAGTTGCCGGGGTCCATTGGTGATCTAAAAGAATCTTTGGTTGAGCTTTCCTTGAGATGGACAAAGATTGAAGCACTCCCTGATGGTGTTGGACTGTTAAAGAAGTTGGAGGTATTGGATCTTTTCTGCAACCGTGAACTAATGTATCTGCCAAGGTCGATGGTGAATATGACGTCTTTGCGTAAATTTGTCTTTAGTGGCGGACATGACAAGCTTCTGTGCATTCCTGTTTTGTACACACTATTTGAAAGTTTACCAGACATGCAAAACATGGAAAACTTAAAAGTATTGAGCCTTGAAAAGTTTTGTGTAAAGATGGAGCAATTTAGAGGCTTCGTGAAGACAAGGAACGATGAATTGAGGGAATTGATCAGTATAATGGGTAGATGCTGCAGCGTGGTAACAAATCAACATTCGTGGCAGAGGCAAGGCCAGCGGCAGGTCATCTATATATCATTGCCTACATACTTTATTTGAATCCTAATGAGCAACTGCACTTGAAATATAGCtgaaattagttttttttttagtttcccaaattgatgatgatgatgattgacATGTATgtcctttcttcctttcctctcttACAGGGAACGACATTTCTGTGGGGTAGCAATGAAAATTGGAGACAGATTTGGATACCT
The sequence above is a segment of the Telopea speciosissima isolate NSW1024214 ecotype Mountain lineage chromosome 7, Tspe_v1, whole genome shotgun sequence genome. Coding sequences within it:
- the LOC122668183 gene encoding disease resistance protein RUN1-like, with the protein product MEKEAEVGCSDKYDVFINFRGEDTRNIFVGHLYSALKGCGIHTFIDSKDLQKGEDIGKLLRVIEGAKLSIAVFSHRYVESRWCLQELAQMVKSHRTNGQIILPIFFMVKTSHVKNHTGCFEILPQMHSEEAAETRSAWEDALRAAGDMSGWVVDERDDQSVLVKEVVQNAWIQLNKVPLIDVKNSVGLESRVQRVLFLLSNSSSKDVQFLGICGQGGIGKTTIATTVYNCISEKFSKSCFLENVREQESQTGIVCLQEKLLYGISSMETKISNSREGSRLIKERFQNMKTLLILDDVGDRTQLDALTRDLDWFGLGSVIIITTRDRSVLSGVPENNRMIYEPRVLNKEESLRLFSLHVFSTDQPPDDFRQLSVDIVRTTGGLPLALEILGSDLSMTKDKEDKALWESILRMLKQIPHDIVYEKLKISFDTLHDIEKAMFLDVACLFIGWEEETVISIWKACGFEPIYCMEVLKRKSLIKSRESFNWEDEKYKRLWMHDQIRDMGRSIAYNQRPDNPDNHSRLWSPDNIMKVLKSGKGNQMVEGLLLHTNENICLHTKNFKMMPKLRLLTVGGATMEGSFQCLPSKLRWFRWHGCPLKKLPASFCHEGLVMLDLPNGRFRQTWNNWHGNKVFQQLKVLRLSHCYNLFKSPDFSGFPLLERLDLSYCEKLVNLNESLGKLQQLVYLNLKYCHSLEKLPNSICRLRSLQNLILTECKSLREIPVSMGDLKESLVELDLARTTIEALHDGIGLLKKLKVLNLDGSYALMYLPSSMEKMTSLRYFNLSGLNKLLPMPKLPSRLIEWYFCTRFDSLPDIHQNMKNLEQLHLGDYCVKMEKFRGFVKTKTKNNDDDDEFSDLINKVDRRCCVVTNHRSWQTAQGQLQEGTAFAWGNIESWRQIWIPLQQKTDEMRDKWGCHHLIRHYLIPDDEICSSRLIMHVSLSVTVREEDYSWIRNGYQDITLWFNSRVHSKDDKKIDCEIGLAIEGMNKLKGVGVDDHIEYIHEFKGFEWFGIQLKGRDAIEISDVYVNYPEWGKLRGLNLFLAEDGNHQFSTDQKFLEIVRYPRTDAEDMEEDEEDIGSGSSTAELPQLPKRLARVGVRRSFRTLLGAVRQ
- the LOC122668184 gene encoding disease resistance protein RPV1-like gives rise to the protein MEEEELEVGSSDNYDVFINFRGEDTRNIFVGHLYSALKGCGIQAFIDSKDLQKGEYIGKLLSVIEGAKLSIAVFSQRYVESTWCLQELALMLKSHRTIHGQIILPIFFMVKTSDVKNQTGCFEILPQMHSEEAAETISMWKDALRAAGDMSGWVVDERYDQSVLVKEVVQDVWNQLNKVPLIGIKNPVGLESRVQEVLFLLSNTSSNDAQFLGICGLGGIGKTTIATSVYNCISKNFSKRCILQDVREQASQPDGIVCLQKKLLDVISPGKITELCSPKEGSQLIKERFQNMKTLLILDDVDDRTQLNALARDLNWFGLGSIIIITTRDRSVLSGFPENNRKIYVPEELNPERSLQLFSLHAFSTERPPHDFMDLSVEIVNTTGGLPLALEVLGSDLSMTKDKEDKPLWDSLLQMLKQIPYDAVYKSLKISYDKLHDIEKAMFLDVACLFIGWEEETVISIWEACGYEARYRMEILKRKSLLKIRESTKIIESKKLWMHDQIRDVGRRIAYNERPENPHIHSRLWSHNNIMKVLNSGKGNEMVEGLLLDFNTNKNICLHTKNLEMMPKLRLLQVVGATMEGSFQCLPSELRWLRWHKCRLGKLPANFCHEGLVMLDLSHGFFRQAWKSWHENKLFQQLKVLQLSYCENLCKSPDFSGVPCLERLYLNHCYSLVNLHESIGELQHFVYLDLTSCTSLVKLPNSICSLRSLRNLILRDCVSLKELPGSIGDLKESLVELSLRWTKIEALPDGVGLLKKLEVLDLFCNRELMYLPRSMVNMTSLRKFVFSGGHDKLLCIPVLYTLFESLPDMQNMENLKVLSLEKFCVKMEQFRGFVKTRNDELRELISIMGRCCSVVTNQHSWQRQGQRQGTTFLWGSNENWRQIWIPLQMTVEGSLSRYLIPDDIDEICSYRLIMHVSLSVSSLEDIPWELISKRDITLTFESFVHNKDNKTAYEFGLEIEGMKKLRGRDHIEYIHEFKGFDWFGVQLEGRDAIEISDAEVGSPNYDVFINFRGEDTRNIFVGHLYSALKGCGIHAFIDSKDLRKGEDIGKRLSVIEGAKLSIAVFSHRYVESKWCWVE